In Enterobacter sp. 638, a single window of DNA contains:
- the lptC gene encoding LPS export ABC transporter periplasmic protein LptC produces the protein MSKTRRWVIILLSLAVLVLIGVNLADNDDAPAEVVATNDPTYKSDHSDTVVYSPEGALNYRLIAQHVEYFSDEGISWFTQPVMTTFDTNKVPTWSIKSDRAKLTNDRMLYLYGHVEVNALTADSQLRKITTDNAQINLVTQDVTSQDLVTLYGTTFNSSGLRMRGNLRSKNAELIEKVRTSYEIQNKQTQP, from the coding sequence ATGAGTAAAACCAGACGTTGGGTTATCATTCTGCTTTCACTGGCCGTGTTGGTATTGATTGGCGTGAATCTCGCTGACAATGACGATGCGCCAGCAGAAGTGGTCGCCACTAACGATCCGACCTATAAGAGCGATCACAGCGACACGGTGGTTTACAGCCCGGAAGGCGCGCTGAACTATCGCTTGATTGCCCAGCACGTTGAGTATTTTTCCGATGAAGGTATCTCGTGGTTTACTCAGCCGGTCATGACCACGTTTGACACCAATAAGGTGCCGACCTGGTCGATCAAATCTGACAGAGCAAAATTGACAAATGACCGTATGCTTTATCTGTACGGTCACGTTGAAGTGAACGCCCTGACCGCTGACTCTCAACTACGCAAAATTACGACAGATAATGCGCAGATCAACCTGGTGACCCAGGATGTGACGTCGCAAGATCTGGTGACGTTATACGGCACTACATTTAATTCCAGCGGTTTGAGAATGCGCGGGAACTTACGCAGCAAAAACGCCGAGCTGATTGAAAAGGTTAGAACCTCATATGAAATTCAAAATAAACAAACTCAGCCTTAA